The following are from one region of the Sandaracinus amylolyticus genome:
- a CDS encoding radical SAM protein, which produces MIDDVALPKVEIHVTDVCNNRCAFCTTGWVNAEQGPRLAHVPRERIRTQLEDAYAKGARRALFQGGEPTVRRDLGELLGDAHAIGYQATTIFTNARMAASRAGARWLADMKATWFQVSIQGGTAEAHDASVVARGAFDQTVRGTRRLLELGQRVKVNVVLTVHAAESLRELAHLLAELRPEEVGLDTVKPSGAFESATRAEYASLVPRFDALVPALRDAVRTMHDAGVLVRLTSFPACVAPDLGPWISEEAGTTQVAQTSGLVVLKRDWKWSQQVKTDACKSCAYDAFCGGLQGPYAEAYGTSELRPLATRAEPAPSAGRGHAIVRDETELTRALRRVFAHASHPAFGVRDVARAQSDVHVLRAFGPGGELCVELHPRDGAPAFAHTKRFSVRYVRDAASPDARVLRAITRAIERWEERVDQDDEPSPS; this is translated from the coding sequence GTGATCGACGACGTCGCGCTGCCGAAGGTCGAGATCCACGTCACCGACGTCTGCAACAACCGCTGCGCGTTCTGCACGACCGGTTGGGTGAACGCGGAGCAGGGCCCACGCCTCGCCCACGTGCCGCGCGAGCGCATCCGCACGCAGCTCGAGGATGCGTATGCGAAGGGCGCGCGACGCGCGCTGTTCCAGGGCGGCGAGCCCACGGTGCGTCGCGATCTCGGCGAGCTCCTCGGCGACGCGCACGCGATCGGGTACCAGGCGACGACGATCTTCACCAACGCGCGCATGGCCGCGTCGCGCGCCGGCGCGCGATGGCTCGCGGACATGAAGGCCACGTGGTTCCAGGTGTCGATCCAGGGCGGCACCGCCGAGGCCCACGACGCGTCGGTGGTCGCGCGCGGCGCGTTCGATCAGACGGTGCGCGGCACCCGGCGGCTGCTCGAGCTCGGACAGCGGGTGAAGGTCAACGTCGTGCTCACGGTGCACGCCGCCGAGTCGCTGCGCGAGCTCGCGCACCTGCTCGCCGAGCTGCGCCCCGAGGAGGTCGGGCTCGACACCGTGAAGCCGAGCGGCGCGTTCGAGTCGGCGACGCGCGCCGAGTACGCGTCGTTGGTGCCGCGCTTCGACGCGCTGGTGCCCGCGCTGCGTGACGCGGTGCGCACGATGCACGACGCCGGCGTGCTGGTGCGCCTCACGAGCTTTCCCGCGTGCGTCGCGCCCGATCTCGGGCCGTGGATCAGCGAGGAAGCGGGCACCACCCAGGTCGCGCAGACGAGCGGCCTCGTGGTGCTCAAGCGCGACTGGAAGTGGTCGCAACAAGTGAAGACCGACGCGTGCAAGTCGTGCGCGTACGACGCGTTCTGCGGCGGTCTGCAGGGCCCCTACGCCGAGGCGTACGGCACGTCCGAGCTGCGCCCCCTCGCGACCCGCGCCGAGCCCGCGCCGAGCGCCGGACGCGGCCACGCGATCGTGCGGGACGAGACCGAGCTGACGCGCGCGCTGCGCCGCGTGTTCGCGCATGCATCGCATCCGGCGTTCGGCGTGCGCGACGTCGCGCGTGCCCAGAGCGACGTGCACGTGCTGCGTGCGTTCGGGCCCGGGGGCGAGCTCTGCGTCGAGCTCCATCCGCGCGACGGCGCGCCCGCGTTCGCCCACACCAAGCGCTTCTCGGTGCGCTACGTGCGCGACGCAGCGTCGCCCGATGCACGCGTGCTCCGCGCGATCACCCGCGCGATCGAGCGCTGGGAGGAGCGCGTCGATCAGGACGACGAGCCGAGCCCGTCGTGA
- a CDS encoding class I SAM-dependent methyltransferase, producing the protein MHVENAMGVCPVREDTEMLAAAAAEEAPGRALDLGTGTGYVAVYLALRGFEVDAVDVSPRAIAAARANAERNGVAVRLSSSSLFSAATGTYDVIASNPPQRERETELSRLVTSTLLRSLTISTFLMRTLSPLLEPRRLGFLEQIASGALDRLRPGGRILLVISPTETAHLLASLPRLRLHDRRPVRTIPGFEVAIFTRASQ; encoded by the coding sequence ATGCACGTAGAGAACGCGATGGGGGTGTGCCCGGTCCGCGAGGACACCGAGATGCTCGCGGCCGCGGCCGCCGAGGAGGCTCCGGGGCGCGCGCTCGATCTCGGCACCGGCACCGGCTACGTCGCGGTGTACCTCGCGCTCCGCGGGTTCGAGGTCGACGCGGTCGACGTGAGCCCGCGCGCGATCGCGGCGGCGCGCGCCAACGCCGAGCGCAACGGCGTCGCGGTGCGCTTGTCGTCGTCGAGCCTCTTCTCCGCGGCCACCGGCACCTACGACGTGATCGCGTCGAACCCGCCGCAGCGCGAGCGCGAGACCGAGCTCTCGCGCCTCGTCACGAGCACGCTCCTCCGCAGCCTCACGATCTCGACCTTCCTGATGCGCACCTTGAGCCCGCTGCTCGAGCCACGCCGGCTCGGATTCCTGGAGCAGATCGCGTCGGGCGCGCTCGATCGCCTGCGCCCCGGCGGGCGCATCCTGCTCGTGATCAGCCCCACCGAGACCGCGCACCTGCTGGCGTCGCTGCCGCGCCTTCGGCTCCACGATCGCCGCCCGGTCCGCACGATCCCGGGCTTCGAAGTCGCGATCTTCACGCGCGCGTCCCAGTAG
- a CDS encoding radical SAM protein, protein MASFRDPPNADDAARERRVAIARALVGAPALPQPLPRFGLTLVAVEPEGDGFDLVLGAPSPIARARLAPRSREPFAVDVTIRETQPIAARYRAQTTVIRDRLARAIDDTKWREARTHADALKKLPTGIPLGHFRQLIEGIEEPSGLVRIGFGCNQDCGFCWQSRDWPGYDAAQVRTWIEDLRALGARHLTISGGEPTLDRALVDHVRHAQTLGFESIVIETNAIQIGKRPALASELRDAGLTRAFVSFHSGDAAVSDAATRAPGTHVRTVAGVRALLDAQVHVILNAVVTADTFETLPELPEFISRTFGTRGRFGGVSISVPVPAFDHEVARKVVATPEQVRSALSATIEQAEKHGVLLFGLDGPCGPPLCAFGADRRVTDLSPKGPVSFRIYVDECQRCSVRGSCHGVQREEYALFGPRAVAPIS, encoded by the coding sequence ATGGCCTCGTTCCGCGATCCTCCGAACGCCGACGACGCAGCGCGCGAGCGACGGGTCGCGATCGCGCGCGCCCTGGTCGGCGCGCCCGCGCTGCCCCAGCCGCTGCCGCGCTTCGGGCTGACGCTCGTCGCGGTCGAGCCCGAGGGCGACGGGTTCGACCTGGTGCTCGGCGCACCCTCGCCGATCGCGCGCGCCCGGCTCGCGCCGCGCTCGCGCGAGCCCTTCGCGGTCGACGTGACGATCCGCGAGACCCAGCCGATCGCCGCGCGATATCGCGCCCAGACGACGGTGATCCGCGATCGCCTGGCGCGCGCGATCGACGACACGAAGTGGCGCGAGGCGCGCACCCACGCCGACGCGCTGAAGAAGCTGCCGACCGGGATCCCGCTCGGTCATTTCCGTCAGCTCATCGAGGGCATCGAAGAGCCCTCGGGGCTCGTGCGGATCGGGTTCGGGTGCAACCAGGACTGCGGCTTCTGCTGGCAGTCGCGGGACTGGCCCGGGTACGACGCGGCGCAGGTGCGCACGTGGATCGAAGATCTCCGCGCGCTCGGGGCGCGCCATCTGACGATCTCGGGCGGGGAGCCGACGCTCGATCGCGCGCTGGTCGATCACGTGCGGCACGCGCAGACGCTGGGGTTCGAGTCGATCGTGATCGAGACCAACGCGATCCAGATCGGCAAGCGCCCCGCGCTGGCGAGCGAGCTGCGCGACGCCGGGCTCACCCGCGCGTTCGTCTCGTTCCACAGCGGCGATGCGGCGGTCTCCGATGCCGCGACCCGCGCGCCCGGCACCCACGTGCGCACCGTCGCCGGCGTCCGCGCGCTCCTCGACGCGCAAGTGCACGTGATCCTCAACGCGGTCGTGACCGCCGACACCTTCGAGACGCTGCCCGAGCTGCCCGAGTTCATCTCGCGCACCTTCGGCACCCGCGGGCGCTTCGGCGGCGTGTCGATCTCGGTGCCGGTGCCGGCGTTCGATCACGAGGTCGCGCGCAAGGTCGTCGCGACGCCGGAGCAGGTGCGAAGCGCGCTCTCCGCGACCATCGAGCAGGCGGAGAAGCACGGCGTGCTGCTCTTCGGGCTCGATGGCCCGTGTGGCCCACCGCTCTGCGCGTTCGGCGCCGATCGGCGTGTCACCGATCTGTCCCCGAAAGGCCCGGTGTCGTTCCGGATCTACGTCGACGAGTGCCAGCGCTGCTCGGTGCGCGGCTCCTGTCACGGCGTGCAGCGCGAGGAGTACGCGCTCTTCGGGCCCCGCGCGGTCGCGCCGATCTCGTAG
- a CDS encoding carbohydrate deacetylase yields MRERRRVIVTADDLGLCAAWDGAIFEALERGVVTSVSIVTTGATYDEARARLRARGATDVGVHLDLIAGRPLSPASEVPSLLGAGGAFPGTWRAVFTRALGGALSIDEVEREWSRQIERAIDDGLAPTHLDAHFHLHLLPRLFEVVITLARRYAIGAVRLPDERPSLRALRAAPKVAVLDVLARRARRRATRDVELVPARAIADAGRLGLAEWSRVLDALGPGPTEVIVHPGQSAREDTALRSPALRDALARLELTTFGALRTGDRAQRARLEAARA; encoded by the coding sequence ATGCGTGAGCGCCGCCGGGTGATCGTGACCGCCGACGATCTCGGGCTCTGCGCGGCGTGGGACGGTGCGATCTTCGAGGCGCTCGAGCGCGGCGTGGTGACGAGCGTGTCGATCGTCACGACCGGCGCGACCTACGACGAGGCGCGCGCGAGGCTGCGGGCGCGCGGGGCCACCGACGTCGGGGTGCACCTCGATCTGATCGCGGGCAGGCCGCTCTCGCCGGCGAGCGAAGTGCCCTCGTTGCTCGGTGCCGGCGGCGCGTTCCCCGGGACGTGGCGCGCAGTGTTCACGCGCGCGCTGGGCGGCGCGCTCTCGATCGACGAGGTCGAGCGCGAGTGGTCGCGACAGATCGAGCGCGCGATCGACGACGGGCTCGCGCCGACGCACCTCGACGCGCACTTCCATCTGCACCTCCTGCCGCGCCTCTTCGAGGTCGTGATCACGCTCGCCCGTCGCTACGCGATCGGCGCGGTGCGCCTGCCCGACGAGCGTCCCTCGCTGCGCGCGCTGCGGGCCGCGCCGAAGGTCGCGGTGCTCGACGTCCTCGCGCGCCGAGCCCGGAGGCGCGCGACGCGCGACGTCGAGCTCGTGCCGGCGAGGGCGATCGCCGATGCCGGCCGGCTCGGCCTCGCGGAGTGGTCGCGGGTGCTCGACGCGCTGGGCCCCGGGCCGACCGAGGTGATCGTCCACCCGGGCCAGTCGGCCCGAGAAGACACGGCGCTCCGGTCGCCGGCGCTGCGCGACGCGCTCGCGCGCCTCGAGCTCACGACGTTCGGCGCGCTGCGCACCGGCGATCGAGCGCAGCGCGCGAGGCTCGAGGCGGCCCGCGCATGA
- a CDS encoding radical SAM protein, producing the protein MASKIAVLDLRARSDVFLGDRGLSRIAERLERAGHEVARLDATWPADAAQRGSFLESLARDVSGRALDALVLERAWDAEMIDVLRAALRGGKLVRLAGGVRAALDDRFDAVVDEQGLRALLAGDVVPAPAPAPASAKEIRALRVLSKDEIEPEHAGALPAIRGPAVGCPYLVDAAKQAPFAKLALDRTTGSENKVQTRGCTFCLDNTGAYAAVNGDETVTRWLAQLRTLRASRPEGRLEVLLVDERPHPHLPRAFREIAEDRGLGAIELLIKSRVDWLLEHEAELAEACTIAETSGSVVHVYLVGFESFDPDTLVLFNKGTSAEDNVRAIALLRDLATRFPRSFEFRRLRAHGFVAFTPWTTPEALLANARMMREVGFDELRADAARTRLRLYPRTPLHALAEADGLLTPSFDATRGDRAAEQGYDASFAWRFADPRVEAIFVICEALRERWRTLPDADRLELATRFVLRWPGLASAPDVAHLPLVNVLDAWGLDPRTLGSTLGAAAIVDLELERLVAGDKRGLLKEGVAARDVDGLIRAYRAMGLAAVVVETHDLDASGGKHLEGRSHAIVAVARTEDDLVEIVTLQRARDTRAMGARMGYPSCCVEAFLAQADRRDNVENERATLRRTAERAIDARVVRTGAVRLLSHHPCSADCAGSIAIAEQALAHLGAIDARGARWVRDTLARPSLFLDHARAAMLDGTWRGDRFEVRAIEDLPRRPLGGAHDEVVAIELARDRVVLVGARGDRTAIAASSPLLIVPGEPLAPSARAVIAAPVATTPARPQWLELTPDYRCNQRCLGCGVMNEGGPSLSSRDLVAAMIDGRRQGITQLWIGGGEPTLRRDLLPLIREARARGYTRVRLQTNAAMLAYPEVARRLADAGATEIAVSIKGPDATTHDRFARTEGAFDLLCRGIENARAVGLDVEGDVLVYRSTTTMIPEIVRVFSARGVARFRLWMMAPGDDDALAEEPRIAEVARAVRDTRGADVTSLHTPPCAIDDDAAGARFFAPELGLLVHDASGHRFRLESSEIEGGTFTPRCDGCTLRPRCNGVRASYLARHGDAELRPRADPARATERSS; encoded by the coding sequence GTGGCGTCGAAGATCGCAGTGCTGGATCTCCGTGCGCGATCCGATGTGTTCCTCGGAGATCGCGGCCTCTCGCGCATCGCGGAGCGGCTCGAGCGCGCGGGGCACGAGGTCGCGCGGCTCGATGCGACGTGGCCCGCCGATGCCGCGCAGCGCGGCTCGTTCCTCGAGTCGCTGGCGCGCGACGTGAGCGGGCGCGCGCTCGACGCGCTGGTGCTCGAGCGCGCGTGGGACGCCGAGATGATCGACGTCCTCCGCGCCGCGCTGCGAGGCGGGAAGCTGGTGCGCCTCGCCGGTGGGGTGCGCGCCGCGCTCGACGATCGTTTCGACGCGGTGGTCGACGAGCAGGGCCTGCGCGCCCTGCTCGCCGGTGACGTCGTGCCCGCGCCCGCGCCGGCGCCGGCGAGCGCGAAGGAGATCCGCGCGCTGCGCGTGCTCTCGAAGGACGAGATCGAGCCCGAGCACGCGGGCGCGCTCCCCGCGATCCGCGGCCCGGCGGTGGGCTGCCCGTACCTCGTGGACGCGGCGAAGCAGGCGCCGTTCGCGAAGCTCGCGCTCGATCGCACGACCGGCTCGGAGAACAAGGTGCAGACCCGCGGCTGCACGTTCTGCCTCGACAACACCGGCGCCTACGCCGCGGTGAACGGGGACGAAACGGTGACACGCTGGCTCGCGCAGCTCCGCACGCTGCGCGCGTCGCGACCCGAGGGACGCCTCGAGGTGCTGCTCGTCGACGAGCGCCCGCATCCGCACCTGCCGCGGGCGTTCCGCGAGATCGCCGAGGACCGCGGGCTCGGCGCGATCGAGCTCCTGATCAAGAGCCGCGTCGACTGGCTGCTCGAGCACGAGGCCGAGCTCGCGGAGGCGTGCACGATCGCCGAGACGAGCGGGAGCGTGGTGCACGTCTATCTCGTCGGCTTCGAGAGCTTCGATCCCGACACCCTCGTGCTCTTCAACAAGGGCACGAGCGCCGAGGACAACGTGCGCGCCATCGCGCTGCTGCGCGATCTCGCGACGCGCTTCCCGCGCAGCTTCGAGTTCCGGCGGCTGCGCGCCCACGGGTTCGTCGCGTTCACGCCGTGGACCACGCCCGAGGCGCTGCTCGCCAACGCGCGCATGATGCGCGAGGTGGGGTTCGACGAGCTACGCGCCGACGCGGCACGCACCCGCCTGCGGCTCTATCCGCGCACGCCGCTCCACGCGCTCGCCGAGGCCGATGGGCTGCTCACGCCCTCGTTCGACGCCACGCGCGGTGATCGCGCCGCGGAGCAGGGCTACGACGCGAGCTTCGCGTGGCGCTTCGCCGATCCGCGCGTCGAGGCGATCTTCGTGATCTGCGAGGCCCTGCGGGAGCGATGGCGAACGCTGCCCGACGCCGATCGCCTCGAGCTCGCCACGCGCTTCGTGCTGCGCTGGCCCGGCCTCGCGAGCGCGCCCGACGTCGCGCACCTGCCGCTGGTGAACGTGCTCGATGCGTGGGGCCTCGATCCGCGCACGCTGGGGTCGACCCTCGGCGCCGCGGCGATCGTCGACCTCGAGCTCGAGCGTCTGGTCGCGGGCGACAAGCGCGGGCTGCTGAAAGAAGGGGTCGCGGCGCGCGACGTCGACGGGCTGATCCGCGCCTATCGCGCGATGGGCCTCGCCGCCGTGGTGGTCGAGACCCACGACCTCGATGCGAGCGGCGGCAAGCACCTCGAGGGGCGCTCCCACGCGATCGTCGCGGTCGCGCGGACCGAGGACGATCTCGTGGAGATCGTCACGCTGCAGCGCGCGCGCGACACCCGCGCGATGGGCGCCCGCATGGGCTATCCGTCGTGCTGCGTCGAGGCGTTCCTCGCCCAGGCCGATCGCCGCGACAACGTCGAGAACGAGCGCGCGACGCTGCGGCGCACCGCTGAGCGCGCGATCGACGCGCGTGTGGTGAGGACGGGTGCGGTGCGGCTGCTCTCGCACCATCCGTGCAGCGCCGACTGCGCGGGGTCGATCGCGATCGCGGAGCAGGCGTTGGCGCACCTCGGCGCGATCGATGCGCGCGGCGCGCGGTGGGTCCGCGACACGCTCGCGCGTCCCTCGCTCTTCCTCGATCACGCGCGCGCCGCGATGCTCGACGGGACGTGGCGCGGCGATCGCTTCGAGGTGCGTGCGATCGAGGACCTGCCGCGACGTCCGCTCGGGGGCGCGCACGACGAGGTGGTCGCGATCGAGCTGGCGCGCGATCGGGTGGTGCTGGTCGGGGCGCGCGGGGATCGCACCGCGATCGCAGCGTCGTCGCCGCTCCTGATCGTGCCCGGCGAGCCGCTCGCGCCCTCGGCCCGCGCGGTGATCGCCGCTCCGGTCGCGACGACGCCGGCGCGCCCGCAGTGGCTCGAGCTCACGCCCGACTATCGCTGCAACCAGCGCTGCCTCGGGTGCGGCGTGATGAACGAAGGAGGCCCGTCGCTCTCGTCGCGCGATCTCGTCGCCGCGATGATCGACGGGCGACGGCAGGGCATCACCCAGCTGTGGATCGGCGGGGGCGAGCCCACGCTGCGCCGCGACCTCCTGCCTCTGATCCGCGAGGCGCGCGCCCGGGGCTACACGCGGGTGCGCCTCCAGACCAACGCCGCGATGCTCGCGTACCCCGAGGTCGCGCGTCGTCTCGCCGACGCCGGCGCCACCGAGATCGCGGTCTCGATCAAAGGTCCCGACGCGACCACCCACGATCGCTTCGCGCGCACCGAGGGCGCGTTCGATCTGCTGTGCCGCGGGATCGAGAACGCGCGCGCCGTCGGGCTCGACGTCGAGGGCGACGTGCTGGTCTATCGATCGACCACCACGATGATCCCCGAGATCGTGCGGGTCTTCTCGGCGCGCGGCGTGGCGCGATTCCGCCTCTGGATGATGGCCCCCGGGGACGACGACGCGCTCGCCGAGGAGCCGCGCATCGCCGAGGTCGCGCGTGCGGTGCGCGACACCCGCGGCGCCGACGTGACCTCGCTGCACACGCCGCCCTGCGCGATCGACGACGACGCGGCGGGCGCGCGCTTCTTCGCCCCCGAGCTCGGCCTCCTGGTGCACGACGCGAGCGGGCATCGGTTCCGCCTCGAGAGCTCGGAGATCGAGGGCGGCACGTTCACTCCGCGTTGCGACGGATGCACGCTGCGACCGCGGTGCAACGGTGTGCGCGCCTCGTACCTCGCGCGCCACGGCGACGCCGAGCTGCGACCTCGCGCCGACCCCGCGAGAGCGACGGAGCGCAGCTCGTGA
- a CDS encoding radical SAM protein, translated as MRSEQVQTHLRCNQNCTYCNARRTTDDPSFVRASAVVSRIDAAIATGAREVVLSGGEPTLRRDLASLITAARSAGAERVALETNATVIDAARAIELREAGLERVLVNLAGDGAWVDAITRDPGGFEATLRGIDALLAAGVRVDVQAPVIRSTAARLPELPAFVRERFGGRVRTLLLTVPVSAPDASELLDYDAAGQVVRDVELRARRADVALKLAPGSGPPPCVHGRDPRVAHLYSLTPGASARRDHVHLAPCESCVVRDRCAGIPRAVLERAGAPSMTPVTTDRARRRLSLISTVEEQIARELVTPNRYRDPVHGDVDEALVRVVFQCNQACRFCFVSTHLPAAENDAIEQAIRDAAANGKKVTLSGGEPTLHPELVRYVRLAKSLSKLPVLLQTNAIRLADPALARALREAGLDEAFVSLHGATAAVCDRVTQAPGTFDKTVRGLDQLVAVGVKVQINFVICQANLHELPAWVALIADRWPRAFANVSFVAPSTDVVPREHALVPRYAEAMPVLAEAVALAQARGVEIGGFESMCGVPLCLVPRSLDRYFELSEVPPGFDAGEFVKTDACARCALASRCFGIRRGYVELHGEHELRPVG; from the coding sequence GTGCGCAGTGAGCAGGTCCAGACGCACCTCCGGTGCAACCAGAACTGCACGTACTGCAACGCGCGCCGGACCACCGACGACCCGTCGTTCGTGCGGGCGAGCGCGGTCGTCTCGCGCATCGACGCGGCGATCGCGACCGGCGCGCGCGAGGTCGTGCTGAGCGGCGGCGAGCCGACGCTGCGTCGTGATCTCGCGTCGCTGATCACCGCGGCGCGGAGCGCGGGCGCAGAGCGGGTGGCGCTCGAGACCAACGCGACGGTGATCGACGCGGCGCGCGCGATCGAGCTGCGCGAGGCAGGGCTCGAGCGCGTGCTGGTGAACCTCGCGGGCGACGGTGCGTGGGTCGACGCGATCACCCGCGACCCCGGCGGATTCGAGGCGACGCTGCGCGGCATCGACGCGCTGCTCGCGGCGGGGGTGCGCGTCGACGTGCAGGCGCCGGTGATCCGCAGCACCGCGGCGCGGCTGCCCGAGCTGCCCGCGTTCGTGCGCGAGCGCTTCGGGGGACGGGTGCGCACGTTGCTGCTCACGGTGCCGGTGAGCGCGCCCGACGCGAGCGAGCTCCTCGACTACGACGCCGCGGGCCAGGTGGTGCGCGACGTCGAGCTGCGCGCGCGACGCGCCGACGTGGCGCTCAAGCTCGCGCCGGGGAGCGGTCCTCCGCCTTGCGTGCACGGCCGCGATCCTCGGGTGGCGCACCTCTACTCGCTGACGCCGGGCGCGTCGGCGCGCCGCGATCACGTGCACCTCGCGCCGTGCGAGTCGTGCGTCGTGCGTGATCGCTGCGCGGGCATCCCGCGCGCGGTGCTCGAGCGCGCGGGCGCGCCCTCGATGACGCCGGTGACCACCGATCGGGCGCGCCGTCGCCTCTCGCTGATCTCGACCGTCGAGGAGCAGATCGCGCGCGAGCTGGTCACCCCGAATCGCTACCGCGATCCGGTGCACGGCGACGTCGACGAGGCGCTCGTGCGCGTCGTCTTCCAGTGCAACCAGGCGTGCCGCTTCTGCTTCGTCTCGACGCACCTGCCCGCGGCCGAGAACGACGCGATCGAGCAGGCGATCCGCGATGCCGCGGCGAACGGCAAGAAGGTCACGCTCTCGGGCGGCGAGCCCACGCTGCACCCCGAGCTCGTGCGCTACGTGCGCCTCGCGAAGTCGCTCTCGAAGCTCCCGGTGCTGCTCCAGACCAACGCGATCCGGCTCGCCGATCCCGCGCTGGCGCGCGCGCTGCGCGAGGCCGGGCTCGACGAGGCGTTCGTCTCGCTCCACGGCGCGACCGCCGCGGTGTGCGATCGCGTGACCCAGGCGCCCGGCACCTTCGACAAGACGGTGCGCGGCCTCGACCAGCTCGTCGCGGTCGGGGTGAAGGTGCAGATCAATTTCGTCATCTGTCAGGCGAACCTGCACGAGCTGCCGGCGTGGGTCGCGCTGATCGCGGATCGCTGGCCGCGCGCGTTCGCGAACGTGTCGTTCGTCGCGCCCTCGACCGACGTGGTGCCGCGCGAGCACGCGCTGGTGCCGCGCTACGCCGAGGCGATGCCGGTGCTCGCGGAGGCGGTCGCGCTCGCGCAGGCGCGTGGTGTCGAGATCGGCGGGTTCGAGTCGATGTGCGGCGTGCCGCTCTGCCTCGTGCCGCGCTCGCTCGATCGCTACTTCGAGCTCTCCGAGGTGCCGCCGGGGTTCGATGCCGGCGAGTTCGTGAAGACCGATGCCTGCGCGCGCTGCGCGCTCGCGTCGCGCTGCTTCGGGATCCGCCGCGGCTACGTCGAGCTGCACGGCGAGCACGAGCTGCGCCCGGTCGGGTGA
- a CDS encoding B12-binding domain-containing radical SAM protein — protein MRALFLNPPGPDGVPYIREGRCEQRLSSYAYRMLPISLPSTAGALREHGHVVEILDACGPRVPASSLEGRVRAFRPDLVVVSVSTPTYSADLETIDALARWVPKAHLTAIGVHVTALPDEALRASRLSSVVRGEPEWTVTELAECLARGGDPSTVIGLSFRRGDEIVHNGDRPFDGDLDELPEPARDLLPEQDYFLPVFNKPYTLVVPTRGCPHKCTYCTAPSYYGKKLRRRAPKRVVDEMEAIVRRGVVKDITMWSDTFTLDRRYVIEVCDEIVRRRLDVHWMCNSRADCMDPELARIMRRAGCVGISFGLESGVQEILDRAKKGTTVEQGRAAVEATKSAGISTLGHFILGLPGETRETVRRTVSYAIEVDPDWAQFYCATPLPGTALRAEAEREGALVGGDWSELELHRPSMSTSTMSASELERQRRWAYLAFYGRPRVARRVLGRMGVRDVLKLGPQAASFVRSWVWDA, from the coding sequence ATGCGCGCTCTCTTCCTCAACCCACCCGGCCCCGACGGAGTCCCCTACATCCGCGAAGGCCGCTGCGAGCAGAGGCTCTCGTCGTACGCGTACCGGATGCTGCCGATCAGCCTGCCCTCGACGGCGGGCGCGCTGCGCGAGCACGGGCACGTCGTGGAGATCCTCGACGCGTGCGGGCCGCGCGTGCCGGCGTCGTCGCTCGAGGGACGGGTGCGCGCGTTCCGGCCCGATCTCGTGGTCGTGAGCGTGTCGACGCCGACGTACTCCGCCGACCTCGAGACGATCGACGCGCTCGCGCGCTGGGTGCCGAAGGCGCACCTCACGGCGATCGGCGTGCACGTCACCGCGCTGCCCGACGAGGCGCTGCGCGCGTCGCGACTCTCGTCGGTGGTGCGCGGCGAGCCCGAGTGGACGGTGACGGAGCTCGCGGAGTGCCTCGCGCGGGGCGGCGATCCCTCCACCGTGATCGGCCTCTCGTTCCGGCGCGGCGACGAGATCGTGCACAACGGCGATCGCCCGTTCGACGGCGATCTCGACGAGCTGCCCGAGCCGGCGCGCGATCTGCTGCCCGAGCAGGACTACTTCCTGCCCGTCTTCAACAAGCCGTACACGCTCGTGGTGCCGACGCGCGGCTGCCCGCACAAGTGCACGTACTGCACGGCGCCCTCGTACTACGGCAAGAAGCTGCGGCGCCGCGCGCCGAAGCGGGTCGTCGACGAGATGGAGGCGATCGTCCGCCGCGGCGTGGTGAAGGACATCACGATGTGGTCCGACACGTTCACGCTCGATCGCCGCTACGTGATCGAGGTGTGCGACGAGATCGTGCGGCGCCGGCTCGACGTGCACTGGATGTGCAACTCGCGCGCGGACTGCATGGACCCCGAGCTCGCGCGGATCATGCGGCGCGCGGGGTGCGTCGGGATCTCGTTCGGGCTCGAGTCGGGCGTGCAGGAGATCCTCGATCGCGCGAAGAAGGGCACGACCGTCGAGCAGGGGCGCGCCGCGGTGGAGGCCACGAAGAGCGCGGGGATCTCGACGCTCGGGCACTTCATCCTCGGCCTGCCCGGCGAGACCCGCGAGACGGTGCGGCGCACGGTCTCCTACGCGATCGAGGTCGATCCCGACTGGGCGCAGTTCTACTGCGCGACCCCGCTGCCCGGGACCGCGCTGCGCGCCGAGGCGGAGCGCGAGGGCGCGCTGGTCGGCGGCGACTGGAGCGAGCTCGAGCTCCACCGGCCGAGCATGTCGACGAGCACGATGAGCGCGTCGGAGCTCGAGCGGCAGCGGCGCTGGGCCTACCTCGCGTTCTACGGGCGGCCGCGGGTGGCGCGACGGGTCCTCGGACGGATGGGCGTGCGCGACGTGCTGAAGCTCGGGCCGCAGGCGGCGAGCTTCGTGCGGTCGTGGGTGTGGGATGCGTGA